In the genome of Candidatus Bathyarchaeota archaeon, the window AAATGAAGTATTACTTAACTTAGGAATAAAAGAACCAAAAATAGTGGTATCAGGCTTAAATCCACATTCAGGAGAATCAGGACTCTTTGGAAAGGAAGAAATTGAAGAGGTTGAACCTGCAATGGAAGAAGCTAAGAAACTCGGAATTAATGTTGTAGGACTCTATCCACCGGACACGGTATTCCTTAGAGCCAGCAAAGGAGAATTTGACATAGTCATCGCAATGTATCATGATCAAGGTCACATTCCACTCAAGATGGCTGGTTTTGAATTGGGTATTAACGTAACAGTAGGTTTACCTATCATAAGAAGTTCAGTAGATCATGGTACCGCTTATAGACGTGCTGGTTTAAGATTAGGAACAGGAGACCCAACAAGCTTAATAGAGGCATTAAAATTTGCAACCCAAATGGCTAAAGGTAAGTTCGGTTCAATAAAAGCTTAGGATCCTTTTTTTTTAGAAAAATCTAATTCTAGCAAGAATGCTGTTTGTCGAAAGCAAGGATCATGGTCATCTAATCACAAGGTTAAATACATACAAAATAAAATTCCGAACCGAACCATATGCCTTAACATTAAAATTTAGTACAGAAGATCGTGAACGAAAATATGACCTGAAATTGACTTCGTATGATGACATAAATCGGGATAGCATCGATAAGAAAGTAAGACCTATCAATCCTTGGCTTTAAGCCTAAAATATGCTTACTTCCTTATTTTTTATTACTAGTATTCTGAATCAGGTAGATTTTTGTTAATCAATCTTTAGTTATATTAGCATGCCACAAAAAGAGTCCAAGGGAAATATCATAATCAAACTAGTGCTCTTCATATTTGTCATGTTGGCTATCCTTCTTTTCCCAGCAGGCACCTTCAACTGGCCTGAAGCTTGGTTATATCTCCTAATCAACATTTGTTATTTCATACCAACATTTCTGTACTTAAAGAAACATAATCCCGAATTACTCAAAAGACGAGCTAAAATTAAACCAGAAAAAGGATGGGATATGGTCATTACGGTAGCAGCTTCAATTCTTTTCATACCAATGTTTGTAATCACAGGTCTTGATGCAGTTCGTTTTGGTTGGTCTTTAGTGCCTGTTGAATTAAAGGTAGTTGGATTTGTAGGAATTATCTTTTCATTCATCATTTTGTTTTTGGTAATGAGAGAGAACGCCTACCTTTTCAGAGTAGTAAAGGTCCAAAAAGGTCAAAAGCTAGTAACTACAGGCCCATACAGTATCGTGAGACATCCAATGTATGTGGCTGTTATGACCCAATTCACTTGCATTCCTTTGGCCCTCGGCTCGTTCTATGGACTAATCCCAGCCATAATAATCGACATTTTCATCGTCATACG includes:
- a CDS encoding isoprenylcysteine carboxylmethyltransferase family protein, with the protein product MPQKESKGNIIIKLVLFIFVMLAILLFPAGTFNWPEAWLYLLINICYFIPTFLYLKKHNPELLKRRAKIKPEKGWDMVITVAASILFIPMFVITGLDAVRFGWSLVPVELKVVGFVGIIFSFIILFLVMRENAYLFRVVKVQKGQKLVTTGPYSIVRHPMYVAVMTQFTCIPLALGSFYGLIPAIIIDIFIVIRTYLEDKTLLKELKGYKKYAKKTSYRLLPGVW